One genomic window of Amphiura filiformis chromosome 3, Afil_fr2py, whole genome shotgun sequence includes the following:
- the LOC140148957 gene encoding complex I assembly factor ACAD9, mitochondrial-like codes for MFTRNLSQVWKTSQYVDIRTSTATLQRHLKTVQRQKQGLLCHRTRDVCTTAANSTAFAKNLFIGKFNKDDVFPYPEITLEKFNDINQMVEPIEKFFTEGIDSKAIDHNAKIDDKTLQGLKDLGLFGQQIPQEYGGLELNNTEYARIAEVTSLDGAIAVTLAAHQAIGLKGILIAGNDEQKAKYLPKLATGEHVAAFCLTEPSSGSDAASIQTKATLSPDGKHFLLNGGKIWISNGGIADIFTVFAKTEVTNDKGEKENKVTAFVVERKFGGITSGKPEDKLGIRGSNTCEVHFDNTPVPIENVLGEVGGGFKVAMNILNSGRFSMGSSGAGMLKRIIAMVVEHASTRKQFNTKLRDFGLIQEKIARMTMTAYAMESMAYLTAGMLDRPGPQDCSVEAAMVKVYSSEGCWQCISEALQILGGLGYMKDYPYERYLRDARILMIFEGTNEILRMYVALTGMQFAGKEIKKMADANRIGFVADSLVRKIEEMFPGLARNSQIQHEQGGSHPSLKLPTYQLDRGLRAFQNLVQNLLIQHKKDIIHQQFMLKRCADIVMHLYVMTACISRSSRSIAWGIRNHDHEVELTRAICDDSITTIMDLVDSVKLGPEKNGDAYISKISEEICANEGYIAAHPLTKL; via the exons ATGTTCACTCGAAATTTATCCCAAGTTTGGAAAACTAGTCAATATGTTGATATTCGTACATCAACAGCTACACTTCAGAGACACCTAAAGACAGTTCAACGTCAGAAACAGGGTTTGCTATGCCATCGCACTCGTGATGTTTGCACCACGGCGGCGAATTCAACAGCCTTTGCAAAGAATTTGTTCATTGGCAAATTCAACAAG GATGATGTATTTCCATATCCTGAAATCACATTAGAAAAGTTTAATGACATCAATCAGATGGTGGAGCCTATTGAGAAATTCTTTACAGAAGGAA TTGACTCCAAAGCAATAGATCATAATGCTAAAATAGATGACAAGACACTACAGGGACTCAAAGATTTAGGACTGTTTGGACAACAAATACCGCAGGAATATG GTGGCTTGGAGTTGAATAACACAGAATATGCTAGAATAGCTGAAGTGACCTCATTAGATGGGGCTATTGCAGTCACACTAGCAGCGCATCAAGCAATTGGTCTCAAG GGTATACTTATAGCTGGCAATGATGAGCAAAAAGCCAAATATCTTCCCAAACTAGCTACAGGAGAACATGTGGCTGCATTCTGTCTTACTGAACCATCTAG TGGTAGTGATGCTGCTTCCATCCAAACCAAAGCAACACTGAGTCCAGATGGTAAACATTTCTTACTTAATGGTGGCAAG ATATGGATTTCTAATGGTGGCATAGCGGATATTTTCACAGTGTTTGCAAAAACAGAAGTGACAAATGATAAG GGTGAGAAAGAAAACAAGGTGACAGCATTTGTAGTTGAAAGAAAGTTTGGTGGAATCACCAGTGGTAAACCAgaggacaaattgggtatcagaGGCTCAAATA CATGTGAAGTCCATTTTGACAACACACCTGTGCCTATAGAGAATGTGTTAGGGGAGGTAGGAGGAGGCTTTAAGGTGGCTATGAATATCCTGAATAGTGGCAGATTTAGTATGGGCAGCTCAGGAGCTGGAATGCTCAAGAGGATTATAG CTATGGTTGTAGAACATGCCAGCACACGTAAGCAATTCAATACTAAGCTGAGAGATTTTGGTCTGATACAAGAGAAGATAGCTAGGATGACTATGACGGCTTATGCTATGGAGAGTATGGCTTACTTGACTGCTGGTATGCTGGATAGACCTGGTCCACAAGATTGTTCAGTAGAAGCTGCTATGGTTAAG GTATACAGTTCTGAAGGTTGTTGGCAATGTATTAGTGAAGCCTTACAGATATTGGGTGGCCTAGGCTACATGAAGGATTATCCATATGAACGCTATCTCAGGGACGCAAGAATTCTCATGATATTTGAAGGCACTAATGAGATTCTCAGAATGTATGTGGCATTAACTGGAATGCAGTTTGCTGGCAAGGAAATTAA GAAAATGGCTGATGCAAACCGTATTGGGTTTGTGGCGGACTCCCTGGTGAGGAAAATTGAAGAGATGTTCCCTGGCTTGGCCAGAAACTCACAAATTCAACATGAACAAGGTGGCAGTCATCCATCTCTTAAG CTTCCAACATATCAACTAGATAGAGGGTTACGTGCATTCCAAAACTTAGTACAGAATCTCCTTATTCAGCACAAGAAG GATATAATCCATCAACAGTTTATGCTGAAACGTTGTGCCGACATAGTGATGCATCTGTACGTAATGACAGCATGTATATCAAGGTCATCTCGGTCTATAGCATGGGGGATTCGCAATCATGACCACGAAGTAGAGCTGACTAGAGCCATCTGTGATGATTCTATAACCACTATAATGGATCTTGTAGACAGTGTCAAGTTAG